A genomic segment from Roseibium algicola encodes:
- a CDS encoding MFS transporter, which translates to MSLDRSSISSRVSALFASHFFGVGLFLPFIPVVLGFRGLTAAEIGFVLGIGTIARIAASPLLSNLSDRTGQRRLSILIYSLAAAFFIGLYFLPLGLVFLSVAVIGYMVMNAPVVPLSDAYALDVQRNTGADYARMRLWGSAGFVFASIFGGSLAAEGTSWLIVVAVGLASLATGAVAMSLPRQKRGETPSEAADGTSDDHKDTPFKSVWFWPLLMVLGLYQASHSAFYGFGTLYWQAMDVPDFAIGLLWATGVAAEIALFTVAGKLAQRFDPPIFLLAAGVAATLRWLLFPFADTLPAMAALQTLHGLSFGAAHLGAVAILARVVPSRWAGTGQGLLATSVGIQMAIGLSISGAIYEINPDWPFFVMSVVAAIGTLLTLAMTPMLRNRMAAE; encoded by the coding sequence ATGTCGCTCGACCGTTCCAGTATCAGCAGCCGTGTCTCGGCCCTGTTCGCCAGCCATTTCTTCGGCGTTGGCCTGTTTCTGCCGTTTATTCCGGTCGTGCTCGGGTTTCGCGGGCTGACAGCGGCTGAAATCGGATTTGTTCTGGGGATAGGCACGATTGCCCGGATCGCGGCAAGTCCGCTTCTGTCGAATCTCTCCGACCGCACCGGCCAGCGCCGTCTGTCGATCCTGATCTATTCGCTGGCCGCCGCGTTTTTCATCGGGCTCTACTTTCTGCCGTTAGGGCTGGTGTTCCTGTCCGTCGCGGTGATCGGCTACATGGTCATGAATGCGCCGGTGGTGCCGCTCAGCGATGCCTATGCGCTGGATGTCCAGCGCAATACGGGAGCGGATTACGCCCGCATGCGGCTATGGGGTTCAGCCGGTTTCGTGTTTGCCAGCATCTTCGGAGGTTCGTTGGCTGCGGAAGGTACGTCCTGGCTCATCGTGGTTGCCGTCGGCCTTGCGTCCCTGGCAACGGGTGCTGTTGCCATGTCGCTTCCCCGGCAAAAACGTGGTGAAACGCCTTCCGAAGCGGCTGACGGGACTTCGGACGACCACAAGGACACGCCGTTCAAAAGCGTCTGGTTCTGGCCGCTGTTGATGGTGCTTGGATTGTACCAGGCGAGCCATTCAGCCTTTTACGGCTTCGGGACGCTTTACTGGCAGGCGATGGATGTCCCTGACTTTGCGATCGGTCTCTTGTGGGCGACGGGTGTTGCGGCTGAAATCGCCCTGTTCACGGTTGCCGGAAAACTGGCACAACGGTTTGATCCGCCAATCTTTCTGCTGGCCGCCGGGGTGGCGGCAACCTTGCGTTGGCTGCTGTTCCCCTTCGCCGACACGCTCCCCGCCATGGCTGCCTTGCAGACTTTGCACGGCCTATCTTTCGGCGCGGCCCATCTGGGGGCCGTCGCGATCCTTGCACGGGTCGTGCCGAGCCGTTGGGCGGGAACGGGGCAGGGGCTGCTTGCGACTTCCGTAGGCATCCAGATGGCGATCGGCCTCAGCATTTCCGGCGCCATTTACGAGATCAATCCGGACTGGCCCTTCTTCGTGATGTCTGTGGTTGCGGCAATCGGCACGCTGTTGACACTGGCGATGACGCCAATGCTGCGAAATCGCATGGCGGCGGAGTGA
- a CDS encoding UDP-2,3-diacylglucosamine diphosphatase, giving the protein MSTAEASRHYRALFISDVHLGTRGCQAEMLLDFLKDNEAETIYLVGDIADGWRLRRSWYWPQLHNDVVQKILRKGRKGARVIYIPGNHDEFLRSFLGTHFGGVEVTDSIIHEAANGKRYLVIHGDQFDVVIRHAKWLAFFGDKAYVTALGVNTWLNVVRRRLGLTYWSLSAWAKLKVKNAVSFIGRFEEALSDEARRQGVDGVICGHIHHAADRDMNGIHYINTGDWVESCTAVAEHHDGTFEVIRWVDRTQEEAVPAKAKEAPVAA; this is encoded by the coding sequence ATGTCTACCGCTGAGGCATCGCGGCATTACCGGGCCTTGTTTATTTCCGACGTCCATCTTGGCACGCGCGGTTGTCAGGCGGAGATGCTGCTGGACTTTCTGAAGGACAATGAAGCCGAGACCATCTACCTGGTCGGCGACATTGCCGATGGCTGGCGTCTGCGGCGGTCCTGGTACTGGCCACAGCTTCACAACGACGTGGTGCAGAAGATCCTGCGGAAGGGGCGCAAGGGAGCGCGGGTCATCTATATTCCGGGAAATCACGACGAGTTTCTGCGCAGCTTCCTCGGTACGCATTTCGGCGGTGTCGAAGTGACCGACAGCATCATTCACGAAGCTGCCAACGGCAAACGCTATCTGGTCATTCATGGTGACCAGTTCGACGTGGTGATCCGCCATGCCAAGTGGCTGGCCTTCTTTGGCGACAAGGCCTATGTGACCGCGCTCGGCGTCAACACCTGGCTCAATGTGGTTCGCCGCCGTCTCGGCCTGACTTACTGGTCACTGTCCGCCTGGGCCAAGTTGAAGGTCAAGAACGCGGTCAGCTTTATCGGACGTTTCGAAGAAGCCCTGTCCGACGAGGCGCGCCGGCAGGGCGTCGATGGCGTCATTTGTGGTCATATTCACCACGCCGCGGACCGTGATATGAACGGCATTCACTACATCAACACGGGTGACTGGGTGGAAAGCTGCACTGCGGTTGCCGAGCACCACGATGGAACATTTGAGGTGATCCGATGGGTGGACCGTACCCAGGAGGAGGCCGTGCCGGCGAAAGCCAAGGAAGCACCGGTCGCCGCATGA
- a CDS encoding glycosyltransferase family 4 protein yields the protein MSSILIVTDAWHPQINGVVRSLERTAEELEKIGVRVEFLTPQEFTTLPCPTYPEIRLSLTHRGIVRRKIEDYGCEHLHIATEGPLGLLAASVAKKAGRPFTTSYHTRFPEYVSARLPVPLTWSYSWLRRFHNSGCGCMVATRSLEQDLRDRGFTNLMRWSRGVDEQQFKPYEGSVLPADLPRPVFMYVGRVAIEKNIKAFLDLDLPGSKVVVGGGPQLDSLRREYPGVHFTGSKVGEDLARHYSDADVFVFPSLTDTFGNVMLEALACGVPVAAFPVMGPLDVISDTGAGVLSEDLREAAEAALDIPREHCRTIAMNYTWAASARQFLDNCIEAQDIHNARTTQGKAAE from the coding sequence ATGAGTTCCATTCTGATTGTGACGGATGCCTGGCATCCCCAGATAAACGGTGTGGTTCGCTCGCTGGAGCGCACAGCCGAAGAACTCGAGAAGATCGGCGTGCGGGTGGAATTCCTGACCCCTCAGGAATTCACGACGCTGCCTTGTCCGACCTATCCGGAAATTCGCCTGTCGTTGACCCATCGCGGCATCGTGCGCCGGAAGATCGAGGATTACGGTTGCGAGCATCTGCACATTGCAACGGAAGGCCCGCTCGGGCTTCTGGCGGCAAGCGTCGCCAAGAAGGCTGGGCGCCCGTTCACCACGAGTTACCACACCCGGTTTCCCGAATATGTTTCAGCCCGGCTCCCGGTTCCGCTGACTTGGTCCTACAGCTGGCTGCGCCGGTTCCACAATTCCGGCTGCGGCTGCATGGTCGCCACACGGTCGCTGGAGCAGGATCTGCGTGATCGTGGTTTTACCAATCTGATGCGCTGGTCGCGCGGCGTGGATGAGCAGCAGTTCAAGCCTTACGAGGGCTCCGTTCTGCCAGCCGACCTGCCGCGTCCGGTGTTCATGTATGTCGGCCGGGTCGCAATCGAAAAGAACATCAAGGCGTTTCTGGATCTCGACCTGCCGGGCTCGAAGGTGGTGGTCGGTGGAGGCCCACAGCTTGACAGTCTGCGCCGGGAGTACCCGGGGGTGCATTTTACCGGTTCCAAGGTGGGCGAGGATCTCGCAAGGCATTATTCCGACGCGGATGTCTTCGTGTTTCCCTCACTCACCGACACTTTCGGCAACGTGATGCTTGAGGCCCTGGCCTGCGGCGTGCCGGTTGCCGCTTTCCCGGTAATGGGCCCGCTCGACGTCATCAGCGATACGGGGGCGGGTGTCTTGTCGGAAGATCTGCGCGAAGCGGCTGAAGCCGCGCTGGATATCCCACGCGAACATTGCCGCACGATTGCCATGAATTACACCTGGGCGGCCAGCGCACGTCAGTTCCTGGACAATTGCATTGAAGCCCAGGACATACACAACGCCCGTACGACGCAGGGAAAAGCCGCCGAATAA
- a CDS encoding threonine ammonia-lyase, which yields MTNMQSLPVSEAGSKLAGKTVSIEDVEAAAERIRSEALVTPLLRHPLLDEVTGATVVVKPENLQRSGSFKFRGAFNRLSLIPPADRPRGVVACSSGNHAQGVAASAQLLGMPATIVMPSDAPRIKLERTRGYGATVITYDRETEDRDAIAGDLCSKSGATFVHPYNDVGVIAGQGTVGLEMAAQAAALGLHLDDVLACTGGGGLSSGIALALEAKSPGTVFHTAEPELFDDYKRSLDAGERLSNAVKTGSVCDALLSDSPGDIGFSILSRVAGEGVTVTDEEALAAVAFAFTELKLVVEPGGAVALAALLAGKLPFKGKTVGIVLTGGNIDPQMLKTALSR from the coding sequence ATGACGAATATGCAATCGCTGCCTGTGTCTGAAGCAGGTTCGAAGTTGGCTGGTAAAACCGTTTCCATAGAGGATGTTGAAGCTGCAGCGGAGAGGATCCGAAGCGAGGCGCTGGTGACACCGCTCCTGAGACATCCGTTGCTGGATGAGGTAACCGGGGCAACTGTCGTCGTGAAACCGGAAAACCTGCAACGCAGCGGCTCGTTCAAGTTTCGCGGCGCCTTCAACCGCCTCAGCCTCATCCCGCCGGCAGACCGACCCAGGGGCGTTGTGGCCTGTTCGTCCGGAAACCACGCGCAGGGCGTTGCTGCAAGCGCGCAGCTGCTCGGCATGCCCGCAACCATCGTCATGCCGTCGGACGCTCCAAGGATCAAGCTGGAGCGCACACGCGGCTACGGGGCGACCGTCATCACTTACGATCGTGAGACTGAAGACCGTGACGCGATTGCAGGCGACCTGTGTTCCAAGTCAGGGGCGACGTTTGTCCACCCCTACAACGATGTCGGTGTCATCGCAGGGCAGGGTACAGTCGGACTGGAGATGGCAGCCCAGGCAGCTGCGCTGGGCCTGCATCTGGACGATGTGCTCGCCTGTACCGGCGGTGGCGGATTGTCCAGCGGCATTGCCCTGGCGCTGGAAGCCAAGTCGCCCGGTACGGTCTTCCATACGGCTGAACCGGAGCTGTTCGACGACTACAAGCGCTCGCTTGACGCCGGTGAGCGGCTCTCCAATGCCGTAAAGACCGGCTCTGTCTGCGATGCGCTCCTGTCCGATTCGCCGGGTGATATCGGCTTTTCAATTCTAAGCCGCGTTGCGGGCGAAGGCGTGACTGTCACGGACGAGGAAGCTCTGGCTGCCGTCGCCTTTGCGTTCACCGAACTGAAGCTCGTCGTTGAGCCCGGCGGAGCCGTTGCACTTGCAGCACTTCTGGCCGGAAAGCTGCCTTTCAAGGGCAAGACCGTCGGTATCGTTTTGACGGGCGGAAACATCGATCCACAAATGCTAAAGACTGCGCTTTCCCGTTAA
- a CDS encoding protein phosphatase CheZ, giving the protein MKAEAAQEQPELIGEAEYQTLEQTLMESDRGRRFLKEFLNRNKTPETTEILTAIGRLEKMMTRQRKVPDLDKIRLDIADMHEAIERTKAEIANIKAEGEESNRFVDASHELDAIVTQTEGATQSILEAAEQIQEKAWVLRENGADDAVCDDIDAKATEIFMACSFQDLTGQRTNKVVQVLRYLESRINLMINIWGIQELEAEATAGPVDTRPDAHLLNGPQLAGGVSQNNVDELMSVSDDVFDAALKETGAEAAPAEAPKHASEADVDAIMASEADVDAIMAGGDEPMDAAAIDDMFASAPAADEEEEDDEFAGADPDATLDEAAIERLFDSEVGGGTHEAADEAEADAEWELTEEVSEEDGEDPLKQLSEAERQALFN; this is encoded by the coding sequence ATGAAAGCGGAAGCAGCACAGGAACAGCCGGAGCTGATCGGCGAAGCCGAATACCAGACTCTCGAACAGACCCTGATGGAGTCCGATCGCGGGCGCAGGTTTCTGAAAGAGTTTCTCAATCGCAACAAGACCCCGGAAACCACCGAGATCCTGACCGCGATTGGCCGGCTAGAGAAAATGATGACCCGGCAGCGCAAGGTGCCGGATCTCGACAAGATCCGTCTCGACATTGCCGACATGCACGAGGCTATCGAGCGTACCAAGGCCGAGATTGCCAACATCAAGGCGGAAGGCGAGGAAAGCAACCGCTTTGTCGACGCCTCTCACGAACTCGATGCCATCGTCACCCAGACCGAAGGCGCGACCCAATCCATTCTGGAAGCTGCAGAGCAGATTCAGGAGAAGGCCTGGGTCCTGCGCGAGAATGGTGCGGACGATGCCGTGTGCGACGACATCGATGCCAAGGCGACCGAAATCTTCATGGCCTGTTCCTTCCAGGATCTGACCGGCCAGCGGACCAACAAGGTTGTTCAGGTACTGCGCTATCTTGAAAGCCGCATCAACCTGATGATCAACATCTGGGGCATCCAGGAGCTGGAAGCCGAAGCAACGGCTGGCCCGGTCGACACTCGTCCGGATGCACATCTCCTGAACGGTCCGCAGCTTGCGGGCGGCGTTTCCCAGAACAACGTTGATGAGCTGATGTCCGTCAGCGACGACGTGTTTGACGCCGCACTGAAGGAAACCGGCGCGGAAGCAGCCCCGGCAGAAGCTCCGAAGCATGCCAGCGAAGCTGATGTTGATGCCATCATGGCAAGCGAAGCCGACGTCGATGCCATCATGGCCGGCGGTGACGAGCCGATGGACGCAGCCGCTATCGACGACATGTTCGCCTCCGCTCCTGCTGCCGACGAAGAGGAAGAAGACGACGAATTCGCTGGTGCCGACCCGGACGCCACTCTGGATGAAGCTGCCATCGAACGCCTGTTCGACAGCGAAGTGGGTGGTGGCACTCATGAAGCGGCAGACGAAGCCGAGGCCGACGCCGAATGGGAGCTGACCGAGGAAGTCAGTGAAGAAGATGGTGAAGATCCGCTGAAACAGCTGTCCGAAGCCGAGCGCCAGGCACTCTTCAACTAA
- a CDS encoding globin-coupled sensor protein, whose translation MQTNTLKDRLKFFRFTDEDRAVAQSMWPAIKEALPTVLDGFYAHVKTVPHLAALVGNQQSRLVKAQMSHWEGLFATGPDEAYHKRAVQIGLTHVRIGLDPSWYIGGYSFALTQLTETVLKKRFMSTGKRVRAMQVMTKLVMLDMDVAISTYHEKMVADAVGRETELKAAIQEFQGVLGGTVGTLGAASEQLEVSSGSLRRETGSIGERMVKMDNTSAETASGVQSSATATEEMSASITEIGRQAGQSREMALKAVEGARSTNDSVTKLAGFADQVGSVIGLISEIAEQTNLLALNATIEAARAGEMGRGFAVVAAEVKELASQTTKATEEITEQVASIQQATRQSVQDIEGITSIIGALSEIATGIASAVEQQASATAEISANVQIAAQGTQAFTDEITAVRGSVENVEGTVGTIQDMSTALKDQAGQLGQQAEQFFAKINSGR comes from the coding sequence ATGCAGACAAACACCTTGAAAGATCGGCTGAAGTTTTTCCGTTTCACGGACGAGGATCGGGCTGTGGCCCAGTCCATGTGGCCGGCAATCAAGGAAGCCTTGCCGACCGTTCTGGACGGGTTCTACGCACACGTTAAAACCGTGCCGCATCTGGCGGCACTGGTCGGTAACCAGCAGTCGCGCCTGGTGAAGGCACAGATGAGCCACTGGGAAGGGCTGTTTGCAACGGGCCCGGATGAAGCCTACCACAAGCGCGCTGTGCAGATCGGCCTCACACATGTGCGGATCGGCCTCGATCCCAGCTGGTACATCGGTGGCTATTCCTTCGCCCTCACGCAACTGACGGAGACGGTCCTGAAGAAGCGCTTCATGTCGACCGGCAAGCGCGTTCGGGCCATGCAGGTGATGACGAAGCTGGTCATGCTGGACATGGATGTCGCGATCTCCACCTATCACGAGAAAATGGTGGCAGACGCTGTCGGACGCGAGACCGAACTGAAGGCCGCCATCCAGGAGTTTCAGGGCGTTCTGGGCGGTACGGTCGGCACGCTTGGCGCGGCATCCGAACAACTTGAAGTGTCTTCGGGCAGTCTGCGCCGCGAGACGGGCTCCATCGGCGAGCGGATGGTCAAGATGGACAACACGTCTGCCGAAACCGCAAGCGGTGTCCAGTCAAGCGCGACGGCAACGGAGGAAATGTCCGCTTCCATCACCGAGATCGGTCGCCAGGCAGGCCAGTCCCGCGAGATGGCACTGAAGGCCGTGGAAGGTGCACGCAGCACAAACGACTCCGTAACGAAACTTGCCGGCTTCGCGGATCAGGTCGGATCAGTGATCGGGCTGATCTCTGAAATTGCCGAACAGACCAACCTGCTGGCACTGAACGCCACCATTGAAGCGGCGCGTGCCGGGGAAATGGGCCGCGGATTTGCGGTTGTCGCAGCCGAAGTGAAGGAACTCGCCAGCCAGACCACCAAGGCGACGGAAGAAATCACCGAACAGGTCGCCAGCATTCAGCAGGCGACCAGACAGTCTGTGCAGGATATCGAAGGCATCACCTCGATAATCGGTGCCCTGTCCGAAATCGCGACCGGCATTGCCTCCGCGGTGGAGCAACAGGCGTCGGCAACGGCAGAAATCTCGGCCAACGTCCAGATCGCTGCACAGGGCACCCAAGCCTTTACCGACGAGATTACCGCTGTGCGCGGGTCGGTCGAAAATGTCGAGGGGACTGTCGGCACCATTCAGGACATGTCGACGGCGCTGAAAGACCAGGCCGGCCAGCTCGGCCAGCAGGCGGAACAGTTCTTCGCCAAGATCAATTCCGGCCGCTGA
- a CDS encoding SDR family oxidoreductase, which produces MDLGLKGKKAIICASSRGLGKGCAEALAEAGCDIVLNGRNETVLEETRTLLQNRFGVSVAAIAADVSTREGQEALLAACPDPDILVNNNGGPPRRDYSELDRAALMEGVVQNFVTPIELIQVVVPGMKERGFGRIVNITSLSVKMPIEGLDLSSGARAGLTAFLAGVCRQLAPHGVTVNNLLPGKMDTDRLKGGFERAAQQSGKSIEDVRAAQAAEIPARRFGSAEEFGQTCAFLCSRHAGYITGQNILMDGGLYPAAF; this is translated from the coding sequence ATGGACCTCGGCCTCAAGGGCAAAAAGGCAATCATCTGTGCGTCAAGCCGCGGCCTCGGCAAGGGCTGCGCCGAAGCACTGGCGGAAGCAGGCTGCGATATCGTCCTGAACGGACGTAACGAAACGGTTCTGGAAGAAACCCGCACCCTGCTGCAGAACCGCTTCGGCGTGAGCGTTGCCGCCATCGCAGCGGATGTTTCCACACGGGAGGGACAAGAAGCGCTTCTGGCGGCCTGCCCGGATCCGGACATCCTGGTCAACAACAACGGTGGCCCGCCCCGGCGCGACTATTCCGAGCTGGACCGTGCGGCGCTGATGGAAGGTGTGGTGCAGAATTTCGTCACCCCCATCGAGCTGATCCAGGTGGTTGTCCCCGGCATGAAGGAGCGTGGTTTCGGCCGCATCGTCAACATCACTTCGCTTTCGGTAAAGATGCCGATCGAAGGGCTCGATCTGTCCAGCGGTGCTCGGGCGGGGCTCACGGCATTCCTGGCCGGCGTCTGCCGCCAGCTTGCCCCCCACGGCGTGACGGTCAACAACTTGCTGCCCGGCAAGATGGACACCGACCGTCTGAAAGGCGGCTTCGAGCGCGCCGCGCAGCAGTCAGGTAAAAGCATCGAGGATGTCCGGGCGGCACAGGCAGCGGAAATCCCGGCAAGACGTTTCGGTTCAGCCGAGGAGTTCGGCCAGACCTGCGCTTTCCTGTGCTCCCGCCATGCCGGTTACATCACCGGCCAGAACATCCTGATGGATGGCGGGCTCTATCCGGCGGCGTTCTAA
- a CDS encoding TRAP transporter substrate-binding protein — MTDQPKTETGRISRRGLLGASAAAGASALAAPAVAQEQATLEWKMVTSWPKNLPGPGVTAQRIADRIELMSGGRLRVRLYAAGELVPALGVFEAVSAGTAQMAHTASFFWQGKIPASVYFTAIPFGLLPHEHITWIEQGGGQALWDELYAPFGLRPVMAGNTGVQMGGWFKREINTLDDLKGLKIRMPGLGGEVMHRLGATPVSLPPAELFQALDSGVLDATEFLGPWSDRAMGFQKAAKSYYTPGFHEPNGTGEALFNKVALEGLPEDLGAIVLEACKAENGRSLAESDWENAGALKLLQEEDGVTVRPYPDDVLDALRETSAVVLSEFASKDALSQRIYDSHMAARARLAPWSDVAMRRFLEARDS, encoded by the coding sequence ATGACCGATCAGCCAAAGACCGAAACCGGACGGATCAGCCGTCGCGGACTTCTGGGGGCTTCCGCCGCCGCCGGTGCAAGCGCATTGGCCGCCCCGGCGGTGGCGCAGGAGCAGGCGACGCTGGAATGGAAGATGGTCACGTCCTGGCCAAAGAACTTGCCAGGGCCCGGGGTCACGGCGCAGCGCATTGCCGACAGGATCGAGTTGATGTCCGGCGGTCGCCTGCGCGTTCGGCTTTATGCTGCAGGGGAACTGGTGCCGGCTCTGGGCGTGTTCGAGGCTGTCTCGGCGGGGACGGCGCAGATGGCGCACACGGCCTCGTTTTTCTGGCAGGGCAAGATCCCGGCTTCGGTCTATTTTACCGCGATCCCCTTCGGTTTGCTGCCGCATGAGCATATCACCTGGATTGAGCAGGGGGGCGGCCAGGCGCTTTGGGACGAGCTTTATGCCCCGTTCGGACTAAGGCCCGTAATGGCCGGCAACACCGGCGTCCAGATGGGTGGCTGGTTTAAGCGCGAAATCAACACTCTTGACGATCTCAAGGGGCTGAAGATCCGCATGCCGGGCCTTGGCGGCGAAGTGATGCATCGGCTTGGGGCGACGCCTGTCAGCCTGCCACCTGCAGAGTTGTTCCAGGCGTTGGACAGCGGCGTGCTGGATGCGACGGAATTCCTGGGTCCCTGGTCGGACAGGGCAATGGGGTTCCAGAAAGCAGCCAAGTCCTACTACACGCCGGGGTTCCATGAACCCAACGGCACCGGTGAAGCGCTGTTCAACAAGGTGGCGCTGGAAGGTCTGCCGGAAGACCTTGGCGCAATCGTTCTGGAGGCCTGCAAGGCAGAAAACGGCCGCTCGCTTGCAGAAAGCGATTGGGAGAATGCAGGCGCACTGAAGCTCCTGCAGGAAGAGGACGGCGTTACCGTCCGTCCTTATCCGGACGACGTTCTGGACGCTTTGCGGGAGACTTCGGCAGTCGTGCTGTCCGAGTTCGCGAGCAAGGATGCGCTTAGCCAGAGGATCTACGACAGTCATATGGCTGCGCGGGCACGCCTTGCCCCCTGGAGTGACGTTGCCATGCGTCGCTTCCTCGAAGCTCGCGACAGCTAG
- a CDS encoding OmpP1/FadL family transporter — MVASSAFAGGFALREQSAYYQGMSFAGNGTTGESISSMFWNPATLIGAGKGLTIESHSSFIMPESDIDGTFTPGALTTVNGATSSTAGSGDIASDAWVPSTYTAYRFNDQVVFGLAVNAPFGLSTKPEQNWAGQYYSRSSEVFSVNVNPAIAYQINDMFAVGVGVQAQYLQVRLKSAYPFSTSAATTEFKGEGYGIGVTAGLTVRPWEGTEIGLGYRSAVANNLDGSYINPGGRFFAGMTPVSFAGNRAGIEATVVTPETVTLSASHRINDTFKIAGTVEWTNWSRLKTVHPSSDGGTATTNPTGLPNLEFNYDDGWFFSVGGEYNWNQQVTLRAGVGYELSPIDEAIRSTRLPDNDRLWLSAGMTWSPSDNLAFDIGYSHLIPADTKIDISGNHQDYNSNIGTYTGKVDSQVNIISAALRYTY, encoded by the coding sequence ATGGTTGCAAGCTCTGCGTTCGCAGGTGGTTTCGCACTTAGAGAGCAGAGTGCCTATTATCAAGGAATGTCTTTTGCGGGGAACGGAACGACGGGTGAGTCCATCTCCTCGATGTTCTGGAACCCGGCAACGCTGATTGGTGCGGGCAAAGGGCTTACGATTGAATCGCACAGTTCTTTCATCATGCCTGAGTCCGATATCGACGGAACCTTTACGCCCGGAGCACTGACAACCGTCAATGGTGCGACCAGCAGCACAGCGGGCAGCGGCGACATTGCATCGGATGCCTGGGTACCGTCCACCTACACAGCTTACCGCTTCAATGATCAAGTGGTGTTCGGCCTTGCCGTCAATGCGCCGTTCGGGCTTAGCACCAAACCGGAGCAGAACTGGGCAGGCCAGTATTATTCCCGATCATCCGAAGTGTTCTCGGTCAACGTTAATCCGGCCATCGCCTATCAGATCAACGACATGTTCGCTGTCGGTGTCGGGGTCCAGGCGCAGTATCTGCAAGTCCGGCTGAAATCGGCCTATCCGTTCTCTACCTCTGCGGCGACGACCGAGTTCAAGGGGGAAGGCTACGGCATTGGTGTCACCGCGGGCCTGACTGTGCGGCCTTGGGAGGGGACCGAGATCGGTCTTGGCTACCGGTCCGCGGTCGCCAACAATCTCGACGGGTCCTACATCAACCCGGGCGGGCGCTTTTTTGCCGGCATGACCCCGGTTTCCTTCGCGGGCAATCGTGCAGGCATCGAGGCGACAGTCGTCACGCCAGAAACCGTTACTCTGTCGGCAAGTCACCGCATCAACGATACCTTCAAGATCGCCGGTACGGTTGAATGGACCAACTGGTCCCGCCTGAAGACAGTGCATCCGAGCAGTGATGGCGGCACGGCAACCACCAATCCGACCGGTTTGCCAAACCTGGAATTCAACTACGACGACGGTTGGTTCTTCTCGGTGGGTGGCGAGTACAACTGGAACCAGCAGGTTACCCTGCGTGCAGGTGTCGGCTACGAGCTTTCGCCGATCGATGAGGCCATTCGTTCCACGCGTTTGCCGGACAACGATCGTCTGTGGTTGTCGGCCGGTATGACATGGTCTCCGTCGGACAATCTCGCTTTCGACATTGGCTACTCACACCTGATACCAGCCGACACCAAGATCGATATCTCGGGTAACCACCAGGACTACAATTCCAATATCGGTACATACACAGGCAAGGTCGATAGCCAGGTGAACATCATCTCGGCCGCGCTCAGATACACCTACTGA